A DNA window from Kitasatospora atroaurantiaca contains the following coding sequences:
- the mctP gene encoding monocarboxylate uptake permease MctP, translating to MNHTGVNVTALTVFLLFFVLVTVMGFLASRWRRADNALHLDEWGLGGRSFGTWVTWFLLGGDLYTAYTFIAVPAVIYGAGAAGFFAVPYTIIAYPLVFLFLPRLWSVSRVHGYVTPADFVRGRYGSKSLSLVVALTGILATMPYIALQLVGIQAVLDVLGVGGGADSNWFVKDLPLFLAFAVLAAYTYSSGLRAPALIAFVKDTLVYIVIIVAVIYIPMRLGGYGHIFDTAAQKFSTVNPATGKPVGALVSPEKAQWTYATLAFGSALALFMYPHSVTGVLASKSRNTVRRNMAIMPAYSLMLGLLALLGFMAIAAGVGKGVKGYNNQLAVPQLFENMFPDWFTGVAFAAIGIGALVPAAIMSIAAANLFTRNVYKDFIKPDATAAQETKVAKIASLLVKVGALAFVLVMDKQFAINLQLLGGLWILQTFVSIVGGLFTRWFHRWALLAGWAVGMAYGTWKAYGVSSPATKHFGGSSAEIPGIGEIGYIGLTAFVLNLTVAVVLTLVLRAVKAPEGVDETSKADYTAEAGEPALAKAPEPAVAH from the coding sequence ATGAACCACACCGGCGTCAACGTCACCGCTCTGACGGTCTTCCTGCTGTTCTTCGTCCTGGTCACCGTGATGGGCTTCCTCGCCTCGCGCTGGCGCCGGGCGGACAACGCCCTCCACCTGGACGAGTGGGGCCTGGGCGGCCGGAGCTTCGGCACCTGGGTCACCTGGTTCCTGCTCGGCGGCGACCTCTACACCGCGTACACCTTCATCGCCGTCCCCGCCGTGATCTACGGCGCGGGTGCGGCGGGCTTCTTCGCGGTGCCGTACACGATCATCGCGTACCCGCTGGTCTTCCTCTTCCTGCCGCGGCTGTGGTCGGTGTCCCGGGTGCACGGGTACGTCACCCCGGCCGACTTCGTGCGCGGGCGGTACGGCTCCAAGTCGCTGTCGCTGGTGGTGGCGCTGACCGGCATCCTGGCCACCATGCCGTACATCGCGCTGCAGCTGGTCGGCATCCAGGCGGTGCTGGACGTGCTGGGCGTCGGCGGCGGCGCGGACAGCAACTGGTTCGTCAAGGACCTGCCGCTCTTCCTGGCCTTCGCGGTGCTCGCCGCGTACACGTACTCCTCGGGTCTGCGGGCGCCGGCGCTGATCGCGTTCGTCAAGGACACCCTGGTGTACATCGTGATCATCGTCGCGGTGATCTACATCCCGATGCGCCTCGGCGGCTACGGGCACATCTTCGACACCGCGGCGCAGAAGTTCAGCACCGTCAACCCGGCGACCGGCAAGCCCGTCGGCGCGCTGGTCTCGCCGGAGAAGGCCCAGTGGACGTACGCCACGCTGGCCTTCGGCTCGGCGCTGGCGCTGTTCATGTACCCGCACTCGGTGACGGGTGTGCTCGCCTCCAAGTCCCGCAACACGGTGCGCCGGAACATGGCGATCATGCCGGCGTACTCGCTGATGCTGGGCCTGCTGGCGCTGCTCGGCTTCATGGCCATCGCGGCGGGCGTCGGCAAGGGCGTGAAGGGCTACAACAACCAGCTGGCCGTGCCGCAGCTGTTCGAGAACATGTTCCCCGACTGGTTCACCGGCGTCGCCTTCGCCGCGATCGGGATCGGTGCCCTGGTACCGGCCGCGATCATGTCGATCGCGGCGGCCAACCTGTTCACCCGCAACGTCTACAAGGACTTCATCAAGCCGGACGCGACCGCCGCCCAGGAGACCAAGGTCGCCAAGATCGCCTCGCTGCTGGTGAAGGTCGGCGCGCTGGCCTTCGTGCTGGTGATGGACAAGCAGTTCGCGATCAACCTGCAGCTGCTCGGCGGCCTGTGGATCCTGCAGACCTTCGTGTCGATCGTCGGCGGGCTCTTCACCCGCTGGTTCCACCGCTGGGCGCTGCTCGCGGGCTGGGCGGTCGGCATGGCGTACGGCACCTGGAAGGCGTACGGCGTCTCCTCCCCCGCCACCAAGCACTTCGGCGGCAGCTCGGCGGAGATCCCGGGCATCGGCGAGATCGGGTACATCGGCCTCACCGCCTTCGTGCTCAACCTGACCGTCGCCGTCGTCCTGACGCTGGTTCTGCGGGCCGTCAAGGCCCCTGAGGGCGTCGACGAGACCAGCAAGGCGGACTACACCGCGGAGGCCGGTGAACCCGCCCTGGCGAAGGCTCCGGAGCCCGCAGTCGCACACTGA
- a CDS encoding DUF3311 domain-containing protein, with product MSSEVPLPEAVEPSPIPAVTPERVLAGLSLLVPIVAMLWVSSYAKATPELGGMPFFYWYQLLWVPASAVFTVAAYLLINRDEKARKAAAQAGGRA from the coding sequence ATGTCGTCAGAAGTCCCCCTGCCCGAGGCCGTTGAGCCCAGCCCGATCCCGGCGGTGACTCCGGAACGGGTCCTGGCCGGGCTCAGCCTCCTCGTGCCGATCGTCGCGATGCTCTGGGTCTCCTCGTACGCGAAGGCGACCCCCGAGCTCGGCGGGATGCCCTTCTTCTACTGGTACCAGCTGCTCTGGGTGCCGGCGTCGGCCGTGTTCACGGTCGCCGCGTACCTGTTGATCAACCGGGACGAGAAGGCCCGCAAGGCCGCCGCCCAGGCCGGTGGTCGGGCATGA
- a CDS encoding GntR family transcriptional regulator — MSGDRGTAAIPEGTTVPAQAGTATGAAARVPKYYGLKRHLLQLTETQPAGTPVPPERALAAQFDTSRTTVRQALQELVVEGRLERIQGKGTFVAKPKVAQALQLTSYTEDMRAQGLEPTSRLIEVGYITADDRLAPLLDIKPGGRVLRIERLRLANGDPMAIEVAHLSAKRFPALRRNLVKHNSLYTALREVYGVTVAEAEETIETTLANPREAGLLGSDLGLPMLQLSRHSFDAEGHPVEWVRSIYRGDRYKFITRLQRPA; from the coding sequence ATGAGCGGCGACAGGGGCACGGCGGCCATCCCTGAGGGCACCACGGTGCCGGCACAGGCCGGGACGGCCACGGGCGCGGCCGCTCGGGTCCCCAAGTACTACGGCCTCAAGCGCCACCTGCTGCAGCTCACCGAGACCCAGCCGGCCGGCACCCCGGTGCCGCCCGAGCGGGCGCTGGCCGCCCAGTTCGACACCTCTCGCACCACCGTCCGGCAGGCCCTGCAGGAGCTGGTGGTCGAGGGCCGGCTGGAGCGCATCCAGGGCAAGGGCACCTTCGTGGCCAAGCCCAAGGTCGCCCAGGCCCTGCAGCTCACCTCCTACACCGAGGACATGCGCGCCCAGGGCCTGGAGCCGACCTCCCGGCTGATCGAGGTCGGCTACATCACCGCCGACGACCGGCTGGCCCCGCTGCTGGACATCAAGCCCGGCGGCCGGGTGCTGCGGATCGAGCGCCTGCGCCTGGCCAACGGCGACCCGATGGCGATCGAGGTGGCCCACCTCTCGGCCAAGCGCTTCCCCGCCCTGCGCCGCAACCTGGTCAAGCACAACTCGCTCTACACCGCGCTGCGCGAGGTGTACGGGGTCACCGTGGCCGAGGCCGAGGAGACCATCGAGACCACCCTGGCCAACCCGCGTGAGGCCGGCCTGCTCGGCTCCGACCTCGGCCTGCCGATGCTGCAGCTCTCCCGGCACTCCTTCGACGCGGAGGGCCATCCGGTGGAGTGGGTGCGCTCGATCTACCGCGGCGACCGGTACAAGTTCATCACCCGCCTGCAGCGCCCGGCCTGA
- a CDS encoding glycoside hydrolase family 3 protein: protein MAIPGTESVELLSDAGAVLQPGFAGLTAPDWLRRRLGSGELGGVALFGRNIRTPQQVAQLTAEMYALNPDLLVATDEEGGDVTRLEVTSGSSYPGNFALGEVDDTDLTERVARSIGFDLSTVGINLDYAPDADVNSNPDNPVIGVRSFGGDGELAARHTAAYVRGLQSAGVAACAKHFPGHGDTAGDSHLGLPRIDLTPDQFQEHLKPFRAAIAAGVKTIMTAHILFPAYDDQLPATMSPAILTGLLREELGFQGLIVTDGIEMGAISGTHGVAAGAVKAIAAGADTICVGGGLQDEAAFLYLRDALIWAVREGRLSAERLHRAAERNRAVARWSAGVRQAQVGAHGEVGIGLTAARRALRIHGELRPVRGVPHVVEFSPGANIAVGDETPWGVAGPLSELVPGTTRTRIGAPATRLEGSGLLHVAVAAEGAEVDVAPVLGAAVGRPLVIVVRDVHRHQWMKRAALALVEARPDAVVVEIGTAYGLAETFRSRGVTVLATHGGARVCGVAAAEALAGLALSAAKSG from the coding sequence ATGGCGATTCCCGGTACGGAAAGCGTCGAACTCCTCAGCGACGCCGGAGCTGTCCTCCAGCCGGGCTTCGCCGGGCTCACCGCCCCCGACTGGCTGCGCAGGAGACTCGGCTCGGGCGAGCTCGGCGGGGTCGCCCTGTTCGGCCGCAACATCCGTACCCCGCAGCAGGTCGCGCAGCTCACAGCCGAGATGTACGCGCTCAACCCCGACCTGCTGGTCGCCACCGACGAGGAGGGCGGCGACGTCACCCGCCTGGAGGTCACCAGCGGCTCCTCGTACCCGGGCAACTTCGCACTCGGCGAGGTCGACGACACCGACCTCACCGAGCGGGTGGCCCGCTCGATCGGCTTCGACCTCTCCACCGTCGGGATCAACCTCGACTACGCGCCGGACGCGGACGTCAACTCCAACCCGGACAACCCGGTCATCGGGGTCCGCTCCTTCGGCGGCGACGGCGAGCTGGCCGCCCGGCACACCGCCGCGTACGTGCGCGGCCTGCAGTCCGCCGGCGTCGCCGCCTGCGCCAAGCACTTCCCCGGCCACGGGGACACCGCCGGCGACTCGCACCTCGGGCTGCCCAGGATCGACCTGACCCCGGACCAGTTCCAGGAGCACCTGAAGCCGTTCCGGGCCGCCATCGCGGCCGGGGTGAAGACGATCATGACGGCGCACATCCTGTTCCCCGCGTACGACGACCAGCTGCCCGCCACCATGTCGCCGGCCATCCTGACCGGGCTGCTCCGCGAGGAGCTCGGCTTCCAGGGCCTGATCGTCACCGACGGCATCGAGATGGGCGCGATCTCCGGCACCCACGGCGTCGCCGCCGGGGCCGTCAAGGCGATCGCGGCCGGCGCGGACACCATCTGCGTCGGCGGCGGACTGCAGGACGAGGCGGCCTTCCTCTACCTGCGCGACGCGCTGATCTGGGCCGTCCGCGAGGGCCGGCTCTCCGCCGAGCGGCTGCACCGGGCCGCCGAGCGGAACCGCGCGGTGGCCCGCTGGTCGGCGGGCGTACGGCAGGCCCAGGTGGGGGCGCACGGCGAGGTCGGGATCGGCCTCACCGCGGCCCGCCGGGCGCTGCGGATCCACGGCGAGCTCCGCCCGGTCCGGGGCGTGCCGCACGTGGTCGAGTTCTCCCCCGGCGCCAACATCGCGGTCGGCGACGAGACCCCGTGGGGTGTGGCCGGGCCGCTCTCGGAGCTGGTCCCCGGCACCACCCGGACCCGGATCGGCGCTCCCGCCACCCGGCTCGAGGGCTCCGGCCTGCTCCACGTGGCCGTCGCCGCCGAGGGAGCCGAGGTCGACGTCGCCCCGGTCCTGGGCGCCGCCGTGGGCCGTCCGCTGGTGATCGTGGTGCGCGACGTGCACCGGCACCAGTGGATGAAGCGGGCCGCGCTCGCCCTGGTCGAGGCCCGCCCGGACGCGGTGGTGGTGGAGATCGGCACGGCGTACGGACTCGCCGAGACCTTCCGCTCGCGCGGCGTGACGGTACTGGCGACCCACGGCGGCGCCCGGGTCTGCGGCGTCGCCGCCGCCGAGGCCCTGGCCGGGCTCGCGCTGAGCGCCGCCAAGAGCGGCTGA
- a CDS encoding carbohydrate ABC transporter permease codes for MAATDVHAETVTPLAAPKVRQKVRTTGQSRAMTWVWNTIALGFAAVMGFPIYWMIITTFKTNKDLIAKDPTFWPSTFSFESYKTIFDDPAFLPGLQNTLLITIGSVLLGLVVGFLAAVAVARFNFRGRNFFIVTMLVIQMVPLLAIIIPLFIVMKTADMTGTIFGVVLAYLVFTIPYVIWTLRSFIVNIPAELDEAAMVDGCTKWGAFFRVILPLTLPGLITTGVYSWIQAWNEFIVANTLLSSGGKQTSMIWLTFYSTTPTRGADFGAQMAGALLVSLPVIILFVIFQKKLSAGLTAGAVKG; via the coding sequence ATGGCTGCCACCGACGTGCACGCAGAGACCGTGACCCCGCTCGCGGCCCCCAAGGTCCGGCAGAAGGTCCGGACGACCGGCCAGAGCCGGGCGATGACCTGGGTCTGGAACACCATCGCGCTGGGCTTCGCCGCGGTGATGGGCTTCCCGATCTACTGGATGATCATCACCACGTTCAAGACGAACAAGGACCTGATCGCCAAGGATCCGACCTTCTGGCCGAGCACGTTCTCCTTTGAGAGCTACAAGACCATCTTCGACGACCCGGCGTTCCTGCCCGGTCTGCAGAACACCCTGCTGATCACCATCGGCTCGGTGCTGCTCGGCCTGGTGGTCGGCTTCCTGGCCGCCGTCGCGGTGGCCCGCTTCAACTTCCGCGGCCGGAACTTCTTCATCGTCACGATGCTGGTCATCCAGATGGTGCCGCTGCTGGCGATCATCATCCCGCTCTTCATCGTGATGAAGACCGCCGACATGACCGGCACGATCTTCGGTGTGGTGCTGGCCTACCTGGTCTTCACCATCCCGTACGTGATCTGGACGCTGCGCTCCTTCATCGTCAACATCCCGGCCGAGCTGGACGAGGCCGCGATGGTCGACGGGTGCACCAAGTGGGGCGCCTTCTTCCGGGTGATCCTCCCGCTGACCCTGCCCGGCCTGATCACCACCGGCGTCTACAGCTGGATCCAGGCCTGGAACGAGTTCATCGTCGCCAACACGCTGCTCAGCAGCGGCGGCAAGCAGACCTCGATGATCTGGCTGACGTTCTACTCCACCACCCCGACCCGCGGCGCCGACTTCGGCGCCCAGATGGCCGGCGCGCTGCTGGTGTCGCTCCCCGTGATCATCCTGTTCGTGATCTTCCAGAAGAAGCTGTCGGCGGGTCTCACCGCCGGTGCGGTCAAGGGCTAG
- a CDS encoding carbohydrate ABC transporter permease, producing MSVTSNETLVEAEAVAPAPAAAPKRRRGFFAGGHYIPYVMILPAVAALIGVMAYPLYSLFDLSFQNVNRYAQLVNPSLSRYIGLDGYTKVLSDDQFWEVVLRSVYFTVELVVLSMVLGMLFALLLNRVSPWAKVTVITVLMFVWAIPAIVTGTIFKWLFASKGGVIDYIGYLFGGTSETKNYDWFADPTVGLYVVSAAVIIWGALPFLVIGLHAALTQVPKELIEASKLDGANALQSFRHVVVPVIKPFLLVSASLSFIWDFQVFAQIFSLRNSSPEPGYWNIGIYLYEKGIVSSHYSDSSVISIAMILLMLAVLVFYIRQVIKIGAQD from the coding sequence ATGAGTGTGACCAGCAACGAAACGTTGGTAGAGGCCGAGGCGGTCGCCCCCGCCCCCGCCGCCGCGCCGAAGCGGCGCCGCGGCTTCTTCGCCGGCGGCCACTACATTCCGTACGTCATGATCCTCCCGGCCGTGGCCGCTCTGATCGGCGTCATGGCGTACCCGCTCTACTCGCTGTTCGACCTGTCGTTCCAGAACGTCAACAGATACGCCCAACTGGTCAACCCGAGCCTGTCCAGGTACATCGGCCTCGACGGTTACACCAAGGTGCTGTCGGACGACCAGTTCTGGGAGGTCGTGCTCCGCAGCGTCTACTTCACCGTCGAGCTCGTGGTGCTGTCGATGGTGCTGGGCATGCTCTTCGCGCTGCTGCTGAACCGGGTCTCCCCCTGGGCCAAGGTCACCGTCATCACCGTGCTGATGTTCGTCTGGGCGATCCCCGCGATCGTCACCGGCACGATCTTCAAGTGGCTCTTCGCGAGCAAGGGCGGGGTGATCGACTACATCGGCTACCTCTTCGGCGGCACCAGCGAGACGAAGAACTACGACTGGTTCGCCGACCCCACCGTCGGCCTCTACGTGGTCTCCGCCGCCGTCATCATCTGGGGCGCGCTGCCCTTCCTGGTGATCGGCCTGCACGCCGCGCTGACCCAGGTGCCGAAGGAACTGATCGAGGCCTCCAAGCTCGACGGCGCCAACGCCCTCCAGAGCTTCCGGCACGTGGTCGTCCCGGTCATCAAGCCCTTCCTGCTGGTCTCCGCCTCGCTGAGCTTCATCTGGGACTTCCAGGTCTTCGCGCAGATCTTCTCGCTGCGCAACAGCTCCCCCGAGCCCGGCTACTGGAACATCGGGATCTACCTGTACGAGAAGGGCATCGTCTCCTCGCACTACAGCGACAGCTCGGTGATCTCGATCGCGATGATCCTGCTCATGCTGGCGGTGCTCGTCTTCTACATCCGCCAGGTCATCAAGATCGGAGCCCAGGACTGA
- a CDS encoding extracellular solute-binding protein has translation MNRKIAAVAAIATVLVASACSSSGSSGDAKQATLSKDGKGKTVTVWLMDDAQKGWPSVVDAAKKQFEEETGATLKIEWQTWTNYTTKLDTALLSGNAPDLIEAGNTQTAKYIEAGSFVDLTGVKGQFDNSDKWLDSLAASGQSGDGTKTYAVPYYAGARVLIYRKDLFAAAGVTAAPTTLAELTAALDKVKAANASTPGFSALYLPGQNWYTAASFGAGTFGVKNIVAKKDGDKWAGTLTDPKFVEGIKTWNDLQKKYSTGGTTTDEATQDALMAKGNIAAIVGAGWELGSVIDPKTGDPKLADKLATIALPGTAAGSPTPAFLGGSDLAVPAKAANPGLGATFLQIYTNTKQQTELAKFAIPNNKTLVAAYKAAAPANKAAGDAAEGQTWFIPNSPLWSGADETALKTAFGAIAAGGDPAAELKKVQDTIVKDLNG, from the coding sequence TTGAACCGCAAGATCGCAGCCGTGGCCGCCATTGCCACCGTGCTCGTCGCCTCGGCCTGCTCTTCGTCCGGCTCTTCCGGTGACGCCAAGCAGGCGACGCTGAGCAAGGACGGCAAGGGCAAGACCGTCACCGTCTGGCTGATGGACGACGCCCAGAAGGGCTGGCCGTCCGTCGTCGACGCTGCCAAGAAGCAGTTCGAGGAGGAGACCGGCGCCACCCTGAAGATCGAGTGGCAGACCTGGACCAACTACACCACCAAGCTCGACACCGCGCTGCTCTCCGGCAACGCCCCCGACCTCATCGAGGCCGGAAACACCCAGACCGCCAAGTACATCGAGGCCGGCTCCTTCGTCGACCTGACCGGCGTCAAGGGCCAGTTCGACAACTCGGACAAGTGGCTGGACTCGCTGGCCGCCTCCGGCCAGAGCGGTGACGGCACCAAGACCTACGCCGTCCCGTACTACGCCGGTGCCCGCGTCCTGATCTACCGCAAGGACCTGTTCGCCGCCGCCGGCGTCACCGCCGCGCCGACCACCCTGGCCGAGCTGACGGCCGCGCTGGACAAGGTCAAGGCCGCCAACGCGAGCACCCCCGGCTTCTCCGCCCTCTACCTCCCGGGCCAGAACTGGTACACCGCCGCCTCCTTCGGCGCCGGCACCTTCGGCGTCAAGAACATCGTCGCCAAGAAGGACGGCGACAAGTGGGCCGGCACCCTGACCGACCCGAAGTTCGTCGAGGGCATCAAGACCTGGAACGACCTGCAGAAGAAGTACTCGACCGGTGGCACCACCACCGACGAGGCCACCCAGGACGCCCTGATGGCCAAGGGCAACATCGCCGCCATCGTGGGTGCGGGCTGGGAGCTCGGCTCCGTCATCGACCCGAAGACCGGTGACCCGAAGCTCGCCGACAAGCTCGCCACCATCGCCCTCCCGGGCACCGCGGCCGGCTCGCCGACCCCGGCATTCCTCGGCGGCTCCGACCTGGCCGTGCCGGCCAAGGCCGCCAACCCGGGCCTGGGCGCGACCTTCCTGCAGATCTACACCAACACCAAGCAGCAGACCGAGCTCGCCAAGTTCGCGATCCCGAACAACAAGACCCTGGTCGCCGCCTACAAGGCCGCCGCTCCGGCGAACAAGGCCGCCGGTGACGCCGCCGAGGGCCAGACCTGGTTCATCCCGAACTCGCCGCTGTGGTCCGGCGCCGACGAGACCGCGCTGAAGACCGCCTTCGGTGCGATCGCCGCCGGTGGCGACCCGGCCGCCGAGCTCAAGAAGGTCCAGGACACGATCGTCAAGGACCTGAACGGCTGA
- a CDS encoding extracellular solute-binding protein: MKRQLMAAFGVTALLVSVAGCGAGGTAAKGGPTTTDPKAVSGMVTVWLMNEAQGSWPELVQQVNDEFAAKYPNVDLKLSYQTWADKIAKLDAALKENNAPDVVELGNTETMKYILNGSLAPVEKSTFENSDTWIRGLVNTCTYQDKLFCVPYYAGARVGLYNSAMFQEATGSADFPRTEDELRAVLDKVQAKHKGEKNFSALYLPGPYWYAAMSYVAAYGGAIARFDSAGTWHGTLHDGKSQQGIEHFVELVKTYNHGDLTVNELNQAAVLGKQKAAVLYGNGWEVGTALAPVSGDPRLKDALKVVGMPGPNGKPLPSFIGGSDLAVTAKSQSAEAAKDWIRMFTSAKSEQILADKDTLPNNLTQLSPLKFKPATAAAANAVPDAWFTPLAPGWGAVEKQNVLVNMLNDILKGKSVDAATRDADAQIDQLINNPS; encoded by the coding sequence GTGAAGCGTCAGCTCATGGCCGCGTTCGGCGTCACCGCGCTGCTGGTCTCCGTGGCGGGGTGCGGGGCAGGCGGTACGGCGGCCAAGGGCGGCCCGACCACCACCGACCCCAAGGCCGTGAGCGGCATGGTCACGGTCTGGCTGATGAACGAGGCCCAGGGCAGCTGGCCCGAGCTGGTCCAGCAGGTCAACGACGAGTTCGCCGCCAAGTACCCGAACGTCGACCTGAAGCTCAGCTACCAGACCTGGGCGGACAAGATCGCCAAGCTGGACGCCGCGCTCAAGGAGAACAACGCCCCCGACGTGGTCGAGCTCGGCAACACCGAGACGATGAAGTACATCCTCAACGGCTCGCTCGCGCCGGTCGAGAAGTCGACCTTCGAGAACTCCGACACCTGGATCCGCGGTCTGGTCAACACCTGTACCTACCAGGACAAGCTGTTCTGCGTGCCGTACTACGCGGGCGCCCGGGTCGGCCTCTACAACTCGGCGATGTTCCAGGAGGCCACCGGCAGTGCCGACTTCCCCAGGACCGAGGACGAGCTGCGCGCGGTGCTCGACAAGGTCCAGGCGAAGCACAAGGGCGAGAAGAACTTCTCCGCGCTCTACCTGCCCGGCCCGTACTGGTACGCGGCGATGTCCTACGTGGCCGCGTACGGCGGCGCGATCGCCCGCTTCGACAGCGCGGGCACCTGGCACGGCACCCTGCACGACGGCAAGTCCCAGCAGGGCATCGAGCACTTCGTCGAGCTGGTGAAGACGTACAACCACGGTGACCTGACGGTCAACGAGCTCAACCAGGCGGCTGTCCTCGGCAAGCAGAAGGCCGCGGTGCTGTACGGCAACGGCTGGGAGGTCGGCACCGCCCTCGCCCCGGTCTCCGGAGACCCCAGACTCAAGGACGCCCTCAAGGTGGTCGGCATGCCGGGCCCGAACGGCAAGCCGCTGCCGTCCTTCATCGGCGGCTCCGACCTCGCCGTCACCGCCAAGTCGCAGTCGGCCGAGGCGGCCAAGGACTGGATCCGGATGTTCACCAGCGCCAAGTCGGAGCAGATCCTGGCCGACAAGGACACCCTGCCGAACAACCTCACTCAGCTGAGCCCGCTCAAGTTCAAGCCGGCCACCGCGGCCGCCGCCAACGCCGTACCGGACGCCTGGTTCACGCCGCTGGCGCCCGGCTGGGGAGCGGTCGAGAAGCAGAACGTGCTGGTCAACATGCTGAACGACATCCTCAAGGGCAAGTCGGTCGACGCTGCCACCAGGGACGCCGACGCCCAGATCGACCAGCTGATCAACAATCCGTCGTGA
- a CDS encoding SIS domain-containing protein: MSDTQTSSVPGRIMAAEMAEQPAVLQRILDEGAPRIREIAAEIAVRKPRFVLLTARGTSDNAALYAKYLIEVLLGKPAGLTSMSTTTAYGAKPDLTDVLVITVSQSGGSPDLVASTKAAREAGAITLAVTNNADSPLAEVSEFHIDVLAGPEKALPATKTYTAELLALYLLIEGLRGGDGSAAKDLPELAAGILARQAEVKALAERYRFAQRLVLTSRGYGYPTAREAALKLMETTYIPASPFSGADLLHGPLAMVDNVSPVIAIVPDGKGGEALQPVLDRLRGRGADLVVIGQQEQVDAASAGFALPAGVPEEVQPILEILPLQQLAYEVTIARGQDPDAPRALAKVTETH, translated from the coding sequence ATGTCCGACACGCAGACCAGCTCCGTACCGGGCCGGATCATGGCGGCGGAGATGGCCGAGCAGCCGGCCGTCCTGCAGCGCATCCTCGACGAGGGAGCACCGAGGATCCGCGAGATCGCGGCCGAGATCGCCGTTCGCAAGCCGCGATTCGTGCTGCTCACCGCACGCGGCACCTCCGACAACGCGGCCCTGTACGCGAAGTACCTGATCGAGGTCCTGCTCGGCAAGCCGGCCGGCCTCACCTCGATGTCCACCACCACGGCGTACGGTGCCAAGCCCGACCTCACCGACGTGCTGGTGATCACCGTCAGCCAGTCCGGCGGCTCGCCCGACCTGGTGGCCTCCACCAAGGCGGCCCGCGAGGCCGGCGCGATCACCCTCGCGGTGACCAACAACGCCGACTCGCCGCTGGCCGAGGTCTCCGAGTTCCACATCGACGTGCTGGCCGGCCCGGAGAAGGCGCTGCCGGCCACCAAGACCTACACGGCCGAGCTGCTCGCCCTCTACCTGCTGATCGAGGGCCTGCGCGGGGGCGACGGCTCGGCGGCCAAGGACCTGCCCGAGCTGGCCGCCGGCATCCTGGCCCGCCAGGCCGAGGTGAAGGCCCTGGCGGAGCGCTACCGCTTCGCCCAGCGCCTGGTGCTCACCTCGCGCGGCTACGGCTACCCGACGGCCCGCGAGGCCGCGCTGAAGCTCATGGAGACGACGTACATCCCGGCGTCCCCGTTCTCCGGCGCCGACCTGCTGCACGGCCCGCTGGCCATGGTGGACAACGTCTCCCCGGTCATCGCCATCGTCCCGGACGGCAAGGGCGGCGAGGCCCTGCAGCCCGTGCTGGACCGGCTGCGCGGCCGTGGGGCGGACCTGGTGGTCATCGGCCAGCAGGAGCAGGTGGACGCCGCGTCGGCCGGCTTCGCGCTGCCGGCCGGGGTGCCCGAGGAGGTCCAGCCGATCCTCGAGATCCTCCCGCTGCAGCAGCTCGCGTACGAGGTCACCATCGCCCGCGGCCAGGACCCGGACGCCCCGCGCGCCCTCGCCAAGGTCACCGAGACCCACTGA